CTGATCGCTTCCGGCACCGAGTCTGCCCGAAAACTCACGCGTGCCAGGATCTTATTGAAAGCCGATGAAGGCGAGTTGGGTCCCGCCTACGCTGATAAGGAGATAAAGGAAGCCGTTGAAGTCTCCATACCTACCCTTGAGAGAACTCGTAAAACCTTCGCACTTGAAGGGCTGACGGCTGCACTGACCCCTAAAAAGCGTTCAAAACCATCGAGACCGCAAAAGTTTGATGGCGAAAAAGAAGCACATCTGATCGCTTTAGCCTGTTCGCCAGCCCCGGAGGGTTTCTCAAGATGGACGCTGCGTCTCTTAGCAGAGAAAATGGTAGAGTTGAACCATTTTTCAAGCGTTTCTCATGAAACGATAAGACGGACGCTGAAAAAAACGCACTGAGACCTTGGTTAAAGCAGCAATGGTGTATTCCCCCGAAAGCCTCAGCGGCGTTCGTCGCTGCGATGGAAAACGTCTTAGACCTTTATCAGCGTCCCGAAGCCAGGGCATATCCTTTGGTTTGTGTTGATGAAACAAGCAAACAACATATCAAAGAAGTTCGACCGCCTCTGGGTGTCGTCAAAGGTTTACCGAGTCGATATGATGCCGAATACGAGCGCAATGGCGTGAGCAATCTGTTTATGATTTTCGCACCCCTTTTGGGGTTTCGGCATGTCGAAGTCACCGACCAACGCACGAGCATTGATTTCGCACATATCTGCCGAGACTTAGTGGAGCTGCATTTTCCAAATGCTACAAAGATTCTGCTGGTTTGCGACGATCTGAATACGCATAAACCGGCTTCGTTGTATAAAGCGTTTCCTCCCGATGAAGCCCGGCAGATCGCTGAAAAGATTGAGTTCCACTATACACCCAAGCCTGGGAGTTGGCTAAACATGGCGGAGATTGAACTCTCCGTGCTCTCTCGAGAGTGCCTTTGTAGACGAATAGCCGACCAAACTACCTTAAAACAGGAGATCCAGACATGGCAAAGCCGAAGAAATCAGCAAGGTGCGACTGTAAAGTGGCAGTTTACGACCGACGACGCACGCATCAAACTCAAGAAACTATATCCTTCACTTTAGATGTGACAGACTACTAGTACCATCAGTATCAAGGTTGAGGGTCTGACTGATAGCTGTCTGTTAGGCGAATGCTGGGCCAGCAACGAGTGCCAACATTAAAACAAAACTAAGGAAAATGTCAATTTTGACAAAATTTGCACGTTATTTTCCTCCTAAATTAAATAAACTCTTTCTTTAACTCTTTATCTTTTCACAAAAATAAGAACACGTATCCAGGGATTCGTATACGAATTCTTCCGTTTGAACCTAACCTTCTGCCGAGGCTTCCACCTCAGCAGTATTGTGAAGTTGTTTTGTCACCTTATATATTATGTATATATGGCGACGGGTTCATTCTTGAAGTCTGTCCAGATAGAATTTTCCGCCAGCACCGCACTCCCGAATCATTGGCATTGAAACATTGCGTAATTTCTGATTGAATTGCTGTACCCTGTGAAAATTTCTCCTATGCTGACTTAAGAAATTGAACCTCCCAACTTCATTTAGGTTAATTATACGCGATAATACAAAAAAAATCAAGAAAAATTACAAAAAAATCAGTAATTTATCCTGAAATTTAGCATTTTTTCGTATTTTTTCGCAAAATTTTATATTTTTTGTGTTTTTAGGCTATTTTATGCGAAAAACGCGCGATGTTGGGGAGTTTTGGGTTAATTGTCTGAACTGTGATTTTTGTGATTATTTGATTTCTGTGATAACCGTACCGCAAACTGTTAGTTTGCGCCTTCATCTGCACAACCTCGGTGAAGTCCATACGGACTTCATACCGTTGATTAGGTTATGCTACAACATTTCCCGTACCGCAAACTGTTAGTTTGCGTATCCAAGGTCCCCAACTTGTTGGGATAAAGTGTGCTGTCCCGAATAAATTCGGGCATCCAGAGGGGCTATCTATTTTTCGGTTTGCTATTTTTCTGACCGTCATGTATAATACTTGTATGCCCTACTATGATGAAGTCTTCAAGCACGTTACCAAGGGGTTTCCAGGTTCATTAGCAGCGTTAGCCCTCAAGACACCTGAGGTAGAAGTCGGAGAGCCACTGAACACAGAGCACATCACGGTTCGAATGCATCACAGCGATATGACGTTTCCTGTTCGGCTGCCCGATGAGGAGGCGATCCTGCATATAGAAGCGCAAACCGACGACAGTACCCATCAGCCGATGCCGTTACGGATGTTGGCATATTCGAGCGTCCTGTCCCTTGAGCATAAGAAGAACGTCTATTCCACGGTGTTGTATTTCCGTCCCCCTGCGGGACGAAGGGATCCGGGTTTCTATAGGTATGGCAATGAGCAACGCGGGGGTGGTTGGTTTCAGTATAATGTGATTCGGGTGTATGAGTTAGCGGGTGAAGCGTTTTTAGACCCGGAGGCTGTTGGCTTGCTGCCTTTCACGGCTTTGATGAAACATCCTGCAGACATGACCGGGTGTGTAAATATTTTGTCAAGATACTCATGCGGTCTTTGCGTGTTTCCGCCA
The genomic region above belongs to Candidatus Poribacteria bacterium and contains:
- a CDS encoding IS630 family transposase (programmed frameshift), producing the protein MPAKRYPIVLDRSQRESLLDLIASGTESARKLTRARILLKADEGELGPAYADKEIKEAVEVSIPTLERTRKTFALEGLTAALTPKKRSKPSRPQKFDGEKEAHLIALACSPAPEGFSRWTLRLLAEKMVELNHFSSVSHETIRRTLKKNALRPWLKQQWCIPPKASAAFVAAMENVLDLYQRPEARAYPLVCVDETSKQHIKEVRPPLGVVKGLPSRYDAEYERNGVSNLFMIFAPLLGFRHVEVTDQRTSIDFAHICRDLVELHFPNATKILLVCDDLNTHKPASLYKAFPPDEARQIAEKIEFHYTPKPGSWLNMAEIELSVLSRECLCRRIADQTTLKQEIQTWQSRRNQQGATVKWQFTTDDARIKLKKLYPSL